The genomic window GTTACTTCACTCGTCATTATCCTTCGCATAGACGATTACTATATTGTTCTATGCTGAAGTCATTGAGATTGATCGTAAACTCTTAGTTCATTCTATTGAAACCCCAAGTTAAACAGTGTTTCTCCTTTACTGTGTGCTCACCATTGTTAACAAAGGTCACTAATTAGTatttataagctataaattAGTAATTCAGGCTTAACAACTTATGTAAGTATGTTAAATGTCAAGAGAAACCAATACTAAAAAAGTAACACAAATAATGTAGGATGGATAAATAAGGTTCaccaacaaaaaacaaaagagaatctttaagCTAAATGAAGTTGATAGGTTTCAAACTTGTCTCTAGTTGTCCAACAGCAATACTGTCATTGTCAAGTTCAAGTAAAATAAGTTGTTAGAATGTTTGACAGACTTGAGACACCACCAGTACCACCATGCCTAAAAAACCCAATCCCTTAATAATTCTATATTGCCTCATGTCATTTTGATACTATTACCAAGTCTCACATCAGTACTATAGTTTAGCAATAATTGATGATTGTGCTTATTTCCCACTTGAAATGGGAATGTTAAGCTTCATTCAAGGACTTTTATAATACTATTTTAATGCAAATCAATACCTTGAGATGGGTCCTCTAATTAATAAGGGTCCCAATTAATTCTTGCCAATAGTACCTTGTCTGTTCCTAATTAGTTCTTGCCAATTATGAATGGGATCTTTTTCTATAGGTGAATCCAATCCCATTTTTGGCATTACCTTATGTTGTTTGGTATAAATATACTACTAATGCaactatttttttcatatcattaaaacattgaaacaAAACAAGAGTACTCTCAATTCTCATaggtttcaaataaaaaatatttataaaaaatataaaatggaaCCTGCCCAATTGATTTTTGAAGAATGGAATTCTCTTAGTGGACAGTACACAGCTGAGGAAGCTGATTTCATGTCTCAGTTCCTTGGTGGTGATGGAAATACAAATTTTGGCATGCCATCTTATTTGCCTTCAAATGTTGCAAATGCTAATTTTATGTGTTTCTCCAAAGGGAGTAGCATTAGCACTGATAATAGTCCTAATACACATTCCACCACCACAAGTAGTGGAACCTACTCATGTGATTTGGCAACAAATATTGATTCCTTGATTTTTTGTTTGGGAGATgccaaacaaataaattatgaaaGCATTGATCATGAAGGGTCAGGTTTAGAACTAGTGAGACCGGTTCTTGCTGCCGAGATGGAGAACACTGCAAAAAGATATAGGAGCTCAATAGAGGTACAATAATAATACAACGTTAAAATGTGAAAAATGCGGCCAATGCTGTTGAAATTGCATTTGTGATGTTATTGCGGAGACTTAAAAATCTGTTGAATTGTGCAGTAATTGCGGTTACAGACTGCAATTTAAAAACTGTTTTACTTAAGAATATTATAGTTATGTTGTTTATTTGAATGAGATTGTGATCATGATTTTATTATGTAGGTCTCAAAAAACATGAGGAATGTTAAGAGGTGTCCAAATTCTGCATCTATGAGTAACAATGAAGAGAGCCTAATGTGGCATGGCTCCAAAAACTGTTTTTCACAGGTTGATTCATCAAATGCTTCAATAGAGCTAAATAGAGGAACATCTCCAAGTCTAAGCCCAAGAGAACCTAAAGCAcctaatttatataaaaaatcaaaagcaaCAAGTGGTCTTGCCACTGATGCACAGAGCATTTATGCAAGAGTAAGTCCCATTTAAAACGCATTTCTTTAAAGTATATTTTGATTCACGGTGAATTAAGCAAAATTATAGCGTCATCGTGATTATGGTAAAAGTTATATTTTagaactttaaaaaaatcacgGTTTCATTGtatgttttttcaaatttagGGTGATTTTGAACATGCATTTAAtaaaatgatgatgaagaatAGTACATGTCAATTTTACCACTAAATTCGTAACTTTGTCTTTGCTTTTAGCTAAATATATCTCTCATGAAAGGTTTTTCCTCTTGTGTTATGCAGAggagaagagaaagaataaATGAAAGGTTGAGAATCTTGCAAACCCTTGTCCCAAATGGAACTAAGGTaacttcaaaatataaattgaactaccgattctatatatataaaaaaattaggtcaATAAAAGTTGAACTAGatacataacattttttttatgagatacATCGATTGTTAacccaattttttcttatatttatgacTAGAGGTAGTATTACtcaacaatagactaaaaagataaatatgaTTAAGGTAGTCAAAATctcaaactttatttgtttgtGAAATGTAGGTTGATATTAGCACAATGCTTGAGGAAGCTGTCCAATATGTGAAATTTTTGCAGCTTCAAATTAAGGTAACAATTTCAAAACCTTTCTTATTCTTTATCCATTTCTCAATTTCTTACAtgcaaaaataaatatcaactcattttttttattatttggatAAAACAGCTTCTGAGTTCTGAAGATATGTGGATGTATGCTCCAATTGCTTACAATGGAATAAACATTGGATTAGACCTCAGCTTTAATTAAAGGAAGATGATTATGTGATCATGATGGTATAGAGCAATTAAACCGAAAAGGATATGACATTTCATAGCTTAGCCTGTTCTTTTATGATATCAACTATCAAGTTTATTTGTAATATTGAGACTAATTCATGTTTGTTCATACTTTATTTCAGTTCAAACAAATacataaatttaatttcaatataCAATGCATATTATTATAAGAATATTGTACTATATTTTATCTTGTAATTTAAGTGAGAGTCTATGATGCACCCTTTTTTTGAGGTGCACCAGTGCACCCCTATTTTTGACGTGCTATAATAGGTTGCACCATTTTGGACAGTGAGGTCtacaagagagaaaaaaaactaattctTCCATATC from Trifolium pratense cultivar HEN17-A07 linkage group LG1, ARS_RC_1.1, whole genome shotgun sequence includes these protein-coding regions:
- the LOC123881852 gene encoding transcription factor bHLH139-like — protein: MEPAQLIFEEWNSLSGQYTAEEADFMSQFLGGDGNTNFGMPSYLPSNVANANFMCFSKGSSISTDNSPNTHSTTTSSGTYSCDLATNIDSLIFCLGDAKQINYESIDHEGSGLELVRPVLAAEMENTAKRYRSSIEVSKNMRNVKRCPNSASMSNNEESLMWHGSKNCFSQVDSSNASIELNRGTSPSLSPREPKAPNLYKKSKATSGLATDAQSIYARRRRERINERLRILQTLVPNGTKVDISTMLEEAVQYVKFLQLQIKLLSSEDMWMYAPIAYNGINIGLDLSFN